ATGAATGCACTAGTAGCCGGCATTCTCTGTATGCtgacaaaaatgtttttttcagATTTCACCTTTCGAAATTATTTCGTGTTAATAAAATTCAAGCGTAGAATTACATGAGTgtgatttgatttataaaaaGCTATAGAATGATCGATGTGTATGACACCGTGTGCAATGCAGTAGACAAATTGCATACacagtatttatttatcatcatcaaattctAGTTGTGCACTTTGATTTTTACCGCTGATCCAATGTTGACGTGAACGCGGTGCAAACAACAAGAAAAGACGTTGTTGCTATCTTGGGTGATTGTGTTACTAAATCGAAATACGTTGTAATATGACTTGATAAGTTAATTTAAACTATTTTCTTGACTCCAACCGGACTCGAATATTCGCCGCTCTTGCTTTCCTGATCATTAACTAAACACTTATTGATACAGAGAAGTGTACACAGTTATAAATCTCTCAATGACCATAGCCATTGTCTATGCTAACACCCACTAATAAGAATTTTACTCTTAAATTCATCGTTTCCTTATACTGCTAGGTGCATGTACTTTGTTATTTAGACTTTCTGTGagatattgttttcaatttaaGTCAAGTACAAAGGAGTgaactatcaaaacattgtgaACAACAAATACCCTTACCATATGAAGACCCTGGTTTTGTCGAGTTTCTAATTTCGGTTCCGTTAGTCCCGTGGTTGAAGGTAAAgcaatttccatatttgtcaTTCCCTGATACCTTGAAATCTCTAAATATAGGTATGATTATAAAGAGAAGAATTTGTATGTATTAGGCTTTATAGAGTTGAAGGTAAACACTTCATCATGCTGCTACTCACGATTACCTGCAAATATATATTTccaataaaaataaacatgtttatcTGGAAACTGTCACAAATAAGTTGGTGAATAGCTTTGGATAATATCCATGTAATATTAGCCCCCACGGGAAAGAGCGAGAATTGTTATTATGTCAAGCtcaaaaatatgacattatatcctgatcgttctacgtcacgacaactcgCGTCTATGTTATGataacgtgtgtctatgtcactggttctgcagtgttcGAAATACGTTCAAAATTGTTATTACTTTCGCCGAGTTTCTTCGATATTACTgacgctggtataattatattattctccaatatttttcttccattCAGCCGAAAAATCCTAGTGATCTAGGGTTTTACCACTACAaatcgctagacgagtagtgacaaagcccccttaggtcacgagtattttccttggctgaatgaagaaatatattggagaatTACATCTAATTGTCATATTgaacaaataattaattattcattaacaaatttgtgtttttgtattgGATGTATAATTCATTATCATTTTTACCTGTATGTACACTGTCGTTGCTCAAATGTACATTGGAGTATAAAATCTTCTGCCTGGTGTCCATATTCTAAGAGCTCTTCACTTGTTAATTGAAATACACTCACAATATCACTGTGATCAGGTGTTGAACTAAAGGTCAAAAACCCGTCCCAATCAGGTGGTATTTCTCCTTTGACCCTATCGAACCCTTTATCTTGATAAAATGTTGACTCAAATTCCTGTATCAGATATTCGTCTGAGATGAGATGGGAATATTGTTCTGACCAGTTGTCCGGTAATGCATTGTCTCTGCTGTTTCCAATCACTATAGATAGAATAAATCCAAAATCACAATCTTGTCATATCTCGTCATACTTCCAAATCTTTCAGACTATCTATAATCGTTGCAGAAAATGCGTTGTGccaaaatgtgaatatgatataaaaattaacTTGTGTTATTATTAAACTCTATGCCAAAATAAAGTTGTGTTGATGTCCTTGGAAAAACCGCCAAATTATCCAAAAGAACCAAGAACAAGTTTTCATTTGGCAAGTTTTggagattttaagaactttgaATTATCGGGTAAAGTGGTCCTCAAGGCATATTCTACCTTCAAATTAAGTTCATATGACGTTGTAAGCttcttttgtatattttgtcgGTGTCAACTTCTACTTAATGAGAACAGAAATACGACGTACTTAATGTCATGTCATAGCACATACATAAATAGCTCATGGCATTAGTTCCTTtcatattatacatatttcCATATCTTTCATCACTATGATTAACTGTGAAGCATTCTTATAGGGACTTTACAACCCCCAATGAATCATGACAGGGTTACGAACTTCCGAGACGTTGAGATAATTGTCTGACAGTCACGCATCCATGCATTGTGACTTAAGAAAACACTGtcgaagccatggtggatacctggcgaaagATTTTGCGAGCTTCTAGTTATTCTTGGTGCAAAACAAACATAGACGGAACGCTTGCACATATGAGCTTTTATCATTCGATTCTTACATTGGTATATGCTTACCTGTGTCACACTGTGGTATATCACAAAATTCCCATCCTCTTTTATCCCTTGAATCATCTGTATGATAACACCATGGTTTGGTCATTGTGTCATCATTACTTGGATTGCGACAATATGGACCATCAAGTCCTGAAATTAAATCATATATAATTAATCATTCAGCTAATGCCAGTTGAGGACTTAAAATTTACTATTTTACTACCTTATTTACTATTTTATGTAAAGCAGCGGGTTTATATGCACAGTAGCGTATTTTATATGCAAAGTGGCATTTTTATatgtaaaatacaatgtttaAGAGCTTGCAAGTAATACTTTCTACACTAATAGAATAATTCCACTCTAAAAGTCAAGCTTTTGACGTACTGCACTCTAAAGGTCAAATATCCGACAACAAATTCGACAGATACCTGCCGTGATGAAAGTTTCAGAATTGAGCAAACTCTATATTCAGTAGCTTGGTATTCAGTATCAGTAAGAGACTTGTGACATGTCCACCCTTTGAGATAGAACGTACATTACCAAAAAGCTATTGAATATACATTGCAAGGCCTTCAGTTTTGTTTACGATTATTGGATCGGAAAATATGTTTCGATGATCATCTGTCAAATGCTGTTGCTATTTTCCCTAGTTTGGTTTTTTATTAATGAACGTATTGTAATAACCTTAAAAGGGAAACAGTCCCATATTGTTAATATTGTATGAAAGATGGATAAGTTAATATGTAACTAAACTACAAATGAGCCGACCAGGGAGCATTGCCACCTGGTGACACAATGCATGCATGCCATACTTAAGGATCACACCAAGGAAATATGTACCTGAGTACGGCTTTTTCGCAGTCGTATACTTAGATCTCGAGTCATCCCACGCCACACAAGGTGCATGCGTATTTCGGGTGACAAATCCACGATATTCTGTACCCCTATTACGGTAGCAACCAAGCTCGTATTCTGTGAAAATAAAACACGTACATCTTATATATTAGCTATGCATGCATGACgtacttgtattttaatatatgctaattttagggCTATTAGACCATTTATtagaaaatgaatattaatcatACAATTGATTTTTCTATCATTGTGCAATATCAAGAATTATATTGAATTGCACTATAAATAAAGTGGCAATGTAAGTGACAGACCTGTAACTAAAATGTAACCAAACTGTAAGTATACCTAAATCTTGTTGGCAGAATACTTTATGACCGGAGATTAACACATAATAAATCACACTATATAATCATGCTCAGGTAATCATGTAGGCAATCCTATACCAAATTGGCAATCAATGTAGACGTTGAATTGTGTTACAGTAATTATGTTTAAGTCACGTTGTGTAAAGAAAATAAGTGAAAAAGTGGTAACAATGAACTCAGATAGCCACAGTTATGTATATGAATATCTAATTATGTGACTCATTGGGTGATGCAAAGACAATAAATGTACTACGAGAGATTGAAAATGATGATGTTTAGAGAACCTTGGGGACCCTTTACACGCATATTTCTATTTCTGTCTGTAAATGAttactagtgtgtgtgtgtgtgtgtgtgtgtgtgtgtgtgtacttttcAAGTGTCTTTCATTTAATTGTTGAAAAGGGACACTTATGTTAAGGTTCAAAGGTGGGTGTTCTTTTATAATGGAGGTATTCGTCTCTGTTCACTGCAGTTTGATAACAAATCATTCTGAGAAGAATTGAAAGGAAGTTCGATTCCTAACTCATTCTGTGGATATTTACAACAAAGGgtattttcattataattgcTTGCGTTGATGAGTATGAAATGCAAACAATTGTAAAAACTTACGACGCACCCTTCGGGACACAGTCTATTTCATCAGAACCGTCTGAACAGTCAATACGCACATTGCACCGTGaatatggatgtatacatgtgcCATCGTTGCATATAAAAGCATTTTCCGGGCAGTAATCTGAGGAGAGAATTTAATAGTCACGTGACTCCTGATACCAAATAAGTCATCAATAACGGCAATGTCACATACTATAGTTACACATACGTTTTGACTAATAAGGGGCACATGCGTGAGATTCATATTGTTGATATGttagatagatacatgtatgtatctgtgtgttcATGTTTAGGGCAACAAGAAAAGTTATTTTCGCTACATTGCACTACTTCTCAAAATGCAGTTATAAAAGTCAGTATAAAATCTGGATTAGAAACAGTCTCCAGGACACAGGAACGAGAAATTGAGGAACATATCTTTTGAACCCTTCCCCGAATAATATTGCAGCATTTGTTTCAACAGCCTTGACGCCCCAGTTTGCTTCCCTGAATGCCTTTCCACAGTGTACACTAGGCCACTCCTTATGAAAGCTACATTTGCAAGTTCCATAACTATTCATAGTGTATATTCATAGTCTTCCAGTCAAAAATACAGAGTAGATAAGATTAGCATtgcatttatttcaatttattgacAGTTAGTTGAAGCTTAGTTTGAACCGTTTACCATTAAAAACATGTGAGGCATATTATTCATCCGTTAACAAAAGAGACAATGGACAGTCACTTTAAGAAATGTGTTATTTCAAGTTAAATTTTTATCAGCTGAATGGCCCCCTCCCTACCTTTAGTGCATTTATGTTTTCGAAGTCCTGCAATGCAGAATTCTTTTCTGACTTCAGGATCTGTTGTATAACACCAAGGGTCCTTGTCACCATTAGGGTTGCGACAATAGTTGTGGTCCCCAAGGCCAAGTCCTACATATGTAGAAACGTCTAGTACTGTATTCGAATGCATGTGTGGAGATTGTTCGCTCCATTTTTGACACATGCGACCACTTGCAGTGATGTTAACATGGCCTCGATAATCTTCACCATTTTCCATGGTATAACATTCTCTTCCTTTGAGAAAAACACAAAGGTTGAAGAATGAAGACTTAGAAATGAGATATTATAACTAAACCGCACAGGTCGGACAAGTTTCGCCTCAAATAGCTTCACAGGGGTAGCATAACAATAAAAAAGAACCTTTAGAAATAACTTTTAAAAGGAGATTTCAATTCACTAATGCTAGAAATAACATCCCGTAATGTTATGTTAAAACAATTTAGATACCATTCATAGAAGCACTTGCATATTAAATTAAAGTGAACTATTCACATCTTTGCACTGTGCAATatatactgttcagggtgtatttCAGTAATATATATACCCAAGTTTTTGTATCCAAAACATATGGGTTTATCCTTATATCTGACAGAAGCATAGACACAAATAGTCATTACTAGCATCACAAGCTATAAGCAATGATTAAGATCACAAACGAATTTAACTTACGGTAGTCGCAATCCCATTCATCACTCCAGTCACCACAATCGTTAGCTTCGTCACATAACTGAGTACGATTCACACATATCTTATTGCTACACCGGAATTCCAATTGGTCTGTGCAGTGTTCTATTGGCAAATATGTCAAAACGAAGAACATCGAGAAtgagtgaaaatgaaataacgATTATCACGATTAGGCCCAAAACttctattttaatttttatcagTTATCATGTGCATTTGTTCTCGTCATGATATTTAATTGAGTTGTTACACATTAAGTGATATGTCACCATAGAGTcagaaagaaaatacaaaacaaaaccaacaaTACTGAACTAATCAAAAATCTCTCGTGAAATACATTGAGGCTGTTGATGGAAAGTTGGTGACACAGGGATGAGCAGCATAAATATCTTTGACTCACCAAAACCACAGTCTAGTTCATCAGTACCATctatacaatttacaataccattacaTCGCTGTGTATTTGATAGACATCGATTACCATCGCACTGAAAGCCTCTACAGATATCTAGCAAAGtagaaaatatacagaaaaatatCATTCACACAAAGAAATATGTCTATCTCCGAAATACGATTTCAAGTTGTTAGTTTTATAAAATCTTAAACAGAAATGATGGAATTTGCAATAGATACTAAGACTAAAATCAAACTTTTAATAGTGAATTGGATGCTCGGGTAGTTACTATAATAGAACACATCGTAAATCGCTTGTGTTGAGTTCCTTTGATGATGTATCATTATATTGATGCATAGATGCAATGCAAATCACTGTACTGATGTCGAGCGTATATGTTATTAATATTCCGTACTGTTttgtattattaataattaacaaTTTCTAATTGTTATTGAACATAGCTtaacatgtcatgtcatgctaCAGCTGTTTTATAGTGTTTTGGTTGATTTTCTTAGTACTTACTGCATACATCTTCTATTTCATCAGTACCTCTGTGGCAGTCATTATATCCATCACATAACTTTTCAGATTTTATGCAAATACCATGATTACTGCCATATTGACATCTGAATTCATCAGCCTTACAAGCTgtggaaacagaggtaaatacaTGGTTGTTTTCATGCTGTGCATTCTGCTGAAGACCTTGATATTTATCCACGATATTGTACCTTGTACTTTAAGCTATACAtttaaaaatcatttaaaatttCGTTCTATAATTTGTCGATACgttcattgttttctttctggACGGATGCCATTTATACTCCTCTAAATTTTGTATCTGAACACTACAAATTCTTCGCACTAGATGCATTAAATAATCCAAAACTTTGTTCTAAGTTTGATGTACTtccatttgtttttattaaggAAAGCCACAGTTCTTTGTTCATGTTGTGTTCCTGGCATTAACAATGACAAATAGTACTGAATGTATTTATGTCTTTCCGGTATTGAGAAATAGTCAATCCTTACCATATGTGCAGTAGTTCTCGTCACTTCCGTCTGGACAGTGTCGATGACCATCGCATACCAAATACGGTTTCAAACATGTCATGCCATGGTCACATGCAAAATCATCGTCCTTACACTCAGCTGTGAAAGTagcataatacatgtaccttgcaTTTAGCCTATTTTGGGATATTATATGAACTAATGACACACGGAATAAATGAATGCCACGACTGATCCTCCATAAGGTAAAACGTTTATGTTTGGGACAAAAttttaattcaatcaatcaatcaatcaatcaatcaatcaatcaatcaatcaatcaatcaatcaatcaatcaatcaatcaatcaatgaagtAGAGAAAGAGGACacagagtgagtgagtgagtgagtgagtgagtgagtgagtgagtgagtgagtgagtgagtgagtgagtgggtgggtgggtgggtaagtgggtgagtgagtgagtgagtgagtgagtgagtgagtgagtgagtgtgatgAGCAGACTTTCTGGTAGGCTCATAACCAGACATCATTCAAGTAGTTAAcgcaaaatacatacattgctAAACATTTCGTCTTTCCTTTATCTTACCTTGACGGCTCTGCCAATAGTTAGTTTTATAATAAATCCCTAGACCTTTCTGAGTTGTTGCCCATGTGTCAATACTCATATAGCAATTGTCTGTGGTTGAATAATCTGCTGAGTGACAAATAAAAGAAGCACCTTCGAGACAAAACCTTAAACACTCATCCAACTGAACTCCCCTTAAGATGTGGTCGTTGTACGAAGTAAGAGCCCGACTAATTGTCTTGTTGAATTGGTTGAGAGGAAACTCTgtaaatgaaatgtaacaaaagtTGACGAAAATGTATTATTGTTTTGTCACAATATATTCTATATCCGATAAAAATGACTTGGATGATTATCTTTAGATTGCTGTATGTACCACGCAGTTTGTATAATTTAAAATTTACCTAATTCGCTATAAGAATTTGATTTATGGATATCAAGAATGTTCAAGTTGCCGTCGTCAAAACAAATGTCCTTATAAGTTGTGTTATAAAAGATACAGTGTACAGAGTACTGAGTACACAATGATCGTTAACAAGTAAACCGTTATTTCATTTGGAACATAACGTGTTTCATACCAAGTGATTACAAATACTAGTAGACCTCTTTAAACTTTAATGACaggaaaaatagttgtctggcagaCCTGCAACATTTTGTTAATAACAAGAGAATGGTTCTATTAATATCCTGGGTTCCACTGACTGAAGTAGCTGTAATGCGAGAACCTCGgcttgaatcatgggccttcaACGCATTACATTAAGTCTTCTACTTGCTAATAGTCTATTTGGTACTTGCCATCTGTAAACTGTGCATAGATGTATCGGATATTCGCATTGAGTTCAATGTCCCTTGTTGCCACTGTCTCGTTACTAAGGTAGCATGTACCATTCATGTCATAATCTACCGACTGGCAGTCAGTCAACGGTTCATCTAAACACAATGCAAGACACTCTCGAAATCCTGTGTTGTGATATACCCTTCTAGCCGCACAGTTTGACATGTATCCTGTGTATACTTTGAACTGATTGAATGGATAGGTTTCTGACGGAAAGAAAAAGGAAACCATATCAAAACAAGACACTTTGAAATGTAGCACATCTACATCAGTTCCTATTTCACAATGAATCCTTTCGTAGGTTGCTTTATTATCGTTCAACTGATTTTCATATCATGCTCTCAACCTCTAAAGTccataatgataatattttttacaaatatatcgTAATATAGTTTTTTCcagaaactaaaaaaaatgactCGGAGTAAGCTTATCTTtttcaaatcatgaaattccgGAAATCAGACATGTTTCCGTTGACGCAATTTACAATACCACTTAATGtaatgaaaaatcaatatgacaCCTACcttttgttatttcaaagtGATTATGTTCTTCACGTGGTCTTAGTTTTATCCCACTTGTCCAGGAATTCTGAGCATTCAGGTAGCAAGTTTGCATAGTAATCCAATAATCTACCGATCGGCATATGAAACGTTTTTCCTCCAAACAAAGCAGTAAGCATTCTTCTTCTTCAACATTTTGTATCTTCAACTGGATACTATGTAGCAATACTTGTGAGACATGTTTCTTGTATTCCTTATAAGGAAAGTTGTCTgaagatgaaatgaaaaaaaaaatcattgaatCTTTATAAGACAAGGGAAAAACTATATCAGACAATGTTGAAAATCTTTGTTAGCTTAaatacatgttacatttacagaaAGAATGGCCGCTCTAAAATTTTCACAAGATTTCAATCACGCAAGCATAGTTATTGTGTTACAGTACATACCAAGGCTATGCTTCAGCATATCGTAGAGTAAGTTAAAATGTTGTACAAGGCCAATAAtctttattatgcaaatatcgGGAAACGTACACGATTTTATTTTCGGGACATACCTGGTTTTTGCTGTCATAGTGttttatacattatttatactcCGTACATTTAAGAGTAATTTATGAAAGATGTGTACGGGCATTAAGCACACAAACCGAAAAGTTCTAATAAACTAAAGACCAAGATTATGTTATTTCTAGAATACCCATGCCACCGTTGACAAAACGTATCGTACAGAGAGAGTCAACTGTACCGTACAAAGCTCTAAAAGAGACAAACTAAAATACCAGTACAGGCAACTTCACAGAAAAAAGACATTTCGAAATTATTCAGATTTAACTCCTTTTAAATCTCTAGAATAGGTTATGATAAATCTACTTACTTTTAGAATGAACAAAGAACTTAACGTTTGACAAGTTGATGAGGGAAACTTCTGTTGTATAATGGCTTTCCCTGTTTACTTCACAAGAGAAATTCTTCTGCCAATAGTTGACAGACAAACATTTGAAGTTGGTTTCTAATAAACACAGCTGAAGACATGTCTCCTCGTTTGTAATATTGGTGTAATCAACGGCATAATCAATGGCAAATCCAGGGAAATATTTTTCCGGAAATTCGTGAAAATGAGTGTAAGGATCCGGCAGTGTATTCGTAGCTATGGAAAAGAggaaaaatgaaattcatacatgacaaaaatgttaaacatgcaataaataaatatcgaAACTCTGTGATGGCAATATAGCAATAACAGTTACTTTTTTACGGACTGCATTATctacaaaatttgcatatataagtatcgttgtacatgtatatactacaaattcgagaaaaaattttaattttcagtaCTCCGATTTAAATTCTTTAACAGAAGTGTTTTATGGACTAACAAAGTTGAAATCTGAAACAGGTGACCGCAATTCTTCAATTTCGGGTTGGTGTGTGCTTCTTTTTGTGTTACATGTtgatattatttcaaaacttaCGTTTAATGTCATCTGGACAGCCTTCCCACTTGAATTGGCAAGTTCCGTTTGAACATCTTATCATTGTAGGAGGACACTGTCCTGAATAAAGTAATGtcattatacattatattgtaaGTGTATACAATTAaatgattgactgactgactgattgactgactgactgactgactgactgactgactgactgattggtcggttggttggttggttggttggttggttggttggttgattgattgattggttgattgattgactgactgactgactgactgactgactgagaaACAATTTATTGTCAAAATGTGTGTTACCTGCTATTACAAGATAATTTGATGTTCTTACTTGTACATTGCCGATTTAATACACCAGTTGTTCTTGTCGAACGTATAAAACGGGTGAAAACGGGATATACGAGGCATTAAGCCAAATTAAACATTCCAGTATTAAATTGTCAATAAATCATCAAAGTTCTGACTGCAATGATATAGTGGTTACTCGCAATGAAGTGTTGGCACATACCTCCTGTAATGCACAAGGTTTCGTTTGTATCATTACAGCCATCATATATTCCACAGTCACTGAGGTTCTGTACACAACTACCATCAAAACACATATACAGTCCATCTTGGCACCCCTCTTAGTAATAGAGAATCAAAGACGCCATTTAAAGATATGAGAAATCACATTGAATCACCTATAATTAGACTCGAAGGCTACGTATTCTCTTATAGACATCTTGTGTCTGTGTcttatgtctgtgtctatctgtgtggttgtatgtgtgtttatatagTTGAATCGTTAAATAACATCTTCAAGAGTATGTTTATAtctaccaaaataaaaatagcgtgtttatgtacatagccatatatttatcaattgaatatataaatatatgtgtgtatatatacattatatatatatatatatatatatatatatatatatatatatatatatatatatatatatataactcggtgagtatcaatctgctaagacagtgctctataccgcagtggcagagcgtaatagtaaaaactaaaaaaactaaaaactatatatatatatatatatatatatatatatatatatatatacatatatatataccactatCTATATgactatgcatgcatgcaagtacCCACCATATGTGCAATTGTTTTCATCACTCCAGTCGCCACAGTCGTTATTTCTATCACAGACTTTCTCTTCTCGTAAACACACTCTGTTATCGCAAGTGACGTCAGTTTCAAAACACGCAACTATAGAGCGAGACAAATGAAAGAGTAAGGTTCTTATGTAAACTGTAGACTGTTCAAACGTTATTGTAACACtatttgtacatgaaaaatatgtagaaatttacaaattatacacAATTAATTCATAACTGCATCTTTTACTATACTTTACGCAGCCTGTACATTTTAACTGAAAGAACTGTATGTTGTAGATAGATAACAATTTCAGTCCAGTTTCTCGGATACGATTTTTGTCATCGGGCGATTCCATTCTCGTCGTTCCTACTCACCCTTAGCCATACACCTGCTTTCATCACTCATATCGATACAGTCCGCCATTCCATCACACCTCCATGAGAGTGGAATCTGCCGATTATTGTCACAAATGAAGCCGTTGGATATAGCTGAAAATATACAGAAAGGAAAGATTAGTTTTCCTAGCAATTCGCCTTTTCCGAAATTTGGTGTCGGCAGTTGACCCACTCAAATATCTCTCTCCCTTTGCCAAACTATATGTCTGTCTTAGGTTTTGTAACTTTTATTGCTATAACACTCTCCCTGTCACTGCACCTGCCTCCTCAGCACTGTAAATCGAGAGCAAAACTGCTTGAATACAAATTAGTGTATTCCCACCTAAAGTTGTTTCGAGGAAACTATAGATTCGACGTCAACACAACAGTGAAGCAGTCAAATagaataatgataatatattcaatagTCGTGTACTGCTAACATTTCTAACTTGAATTGTAAATTGACATTGCATAATATCAATTATTCGGAAATCCATTAATAATACCTTACCACAGTTTTCTTCATCACTTCCATCGACACAATGGTCCTGTCCATCACACACCAAATCAGCCTGAATACAGCTTCCATTGTCACCGGGCACAGGACATTTAAACTGATAAGGTGTGCACACTACACGAAAtaaaaatcatgtcaaaaacaaattagtaatattttttaaCTCGGAAGTTCCTTAAAACCtacacaaatattgaaaacGACTCCCTTTAGCTCGCATTCTTAGGGGTTTAAGATTGTTTGGGAAAAGACAAAATCTTTAATAATTAGACATGCCAACTGTCATCGA
Above is a genomic segment from Glandiceps talaboti chromosome 20, keGlaTala1.1, whole genome shotgun sequence containing:
- the LOC144450544 gene encoding uncharacterized protein LOC144450544; amino-acid sequence: MEVVTKSFLEFPAITICNTNKVRKSAIRKSSHAELVYAVEGGEILPYYVPCLKDDFICSNGIMCLKSYLVCDGAKQCPDGSDEYDCDYSTCGTNMFRCTHGSEFGFCIDMERHCDGRNDCHDGEDENNCVCTPYQFKCPVPGDNGSCIQADLVCDGQDHCVDGSDEENCAISNGFICDNNRQIPLSWRCDGMADCIDMSDESRCMAKVACFETDVTCDNRVCLREEKVCDRNNDCGDWSDENNCTYEGCQDGLYMCFDGSCVQNLSDCGIYDGCNDTNETLCITGGQCPPTMIRCSNGTCQFKWEGCPDDIKPTNTLPDPYTHFHEFPEKYFPGFAIDYAVDYTNITNEETCLQLCLLETNFKCLSVNYWQKNFSCEVNRESHYTTEVSLINLSNVKFFVHSKNNFPYKEYKKHVSQVLLHSIQLKIQNVEEEECLLLCLEEKRFICRSVDYWITMQTCYLNAQNSWTSGIKLRPREEHNHFEITKETYPFNQFKVYTGYMSNCAARRVYHNTGFRECLALCLDEPLTDCQSVDYDMNGTCYLSNETVATRDIELNANIRYIYAQFTDEFPLNQFNKTISRALTSYNDHILRGVQLDECLRFCLEGASFICHSADYSTTDNCYMSIDTWATTQKGLGIYYKTNYWQSRQAECKDDDFACDHGMTCLKPYLVCDGHRHCPDGSDENYCTYACKADEFRCQYGSNHGICIKSEKLCDGYNDCHRGTDEIEDVCNICRGFQCDGNRCLSNTQRCNGIVNCIDGTDELDCGFEHCTDQLEFRCSNKICVNRTQLCDEANDCGDWSDEWDCDYRRECYTMENGEDYRGHVNITASGRMCQKWSEQSPHMHSNTVLDVSTYVGLGLGDHNYCRNPNGDKDPWCYTTDPEVRKEFCIAGLRKHKCTKDYCPENAFICNDGTCIHPYSRCNVRIDCSDGSDEIDCVPKEYELGCYRNRGTEYRGFVTRNTHAPCVAWDDSRSKYTTAKKPYSGLDGPYCRNPSNDDTMTKPWCYHTDDSRDKRGWEFCDIPQCDTVIGNSRDNALPDNWSEQYSHLISDEYLIQEFESTFYQDKGFDRVKGEIPPDWDGFLTFSSTPDHSDIVSVFQLTSEELLEYGHQAEDFILQCTFEQRQCTYRDFKVSGNDKYGNCFTFNHGTNGTEIRNSTKPGSSYGLTLTLFTEQSEYISLFGRDSGVRVSVHKPDVEPFPEENGLNVRPGTATAIVLRQGISSRLSEPYGNCTEDESLDTNGFRNTLSSCNHKCVQDTMLLECGCVDRASSNGPRCMFLNKTQETCRQLIYFLQQHNQIDCNCKRPCGEVRYERTVSESYWPSDSYLNRLLTSVHAVSKKTQYIRDTTQAQQNLVHLEIYYGELNYEKVTEVPDYKLENLFGDIGGSLGLYIGLSVITVVEFLELVYDITVYWLSMIYANRVKPHTVVM